The Flexistipes sp. region ACGAGGGCTGGCTTAAGCAATATATAAACTCAAAGAACAATGTATCACGTATCGTCAGACTTGCCGGCGGGGACTGGTTTGATGTTTACAAAGAGATATTCAGTGGTATAAGCAACGGCCAGATTGTGGTCAGAGAGGAGTCCGAAGAAGATGTTGAAGACCCTGTGCTGGAATTTCTCGTTGCACTGGAATTGTTTAATAAAAATAAGATTTATGAATCCTATAAAATTGTACACGGGCTGGTACGCCACCACAGCGTGAAAGAGCAGATTAGAAAATTTTACAGCAATTTGAAACTATTTATCTCCCGTTATTTTTACAAAAATTACGGCGGTGAAAATTCATGCTTTTCTTTAAACAGAGCCAGACTTTCTGATGAGAATATACATATTTCGGCAACAGAGGGTTTTATTTTATCCCGTATAGAAGAATATCCCTGTGTCAATATGCTTGAAAAGACTGTAAATCTGGATAAGGTTGAAATTTTTCTCATAATAGATAAGCTTTACAGGCTTAATTTGTTATCTCTTAAAAGAAAAATGAAAAACAAAACAGAGCTTATCGGGCTGGATGTGATAAGTGGTCTCCTCTCAGTATACAAAAGGGAGCTGTCCGGGGAAATGGAGATAATTACAGAAGATCTGACGGCAAGATTATTTTTCAATGGCGGCAGGCTTAAGTTTTTATTCTCTACAACAGATAAATATGACATCAAACGTTACCTTGTAAAAAAAGGATCATACAAAATTGATGAACAGGCATATGAGCAGGATGTTGAGGGGTTTATTCAAAAACTAATGAATGATAACGATTTATCTATTCAGGATCTGCAGCCTATATTTAAGATTTACCAGAATATGGTTTTTTATGAACTTCTGAGTCATAAGGTTATTTCGATAATTTTCTATCATGAGAAAAATTTTCCGGACGTTTTTAATATAAATATCAATCTGGTTTATCTTATTATTTTTTCTATAGTAAGCAATAATATTGTTCTGGAAAATAAATTGGATTTCTACTATGACTACGAGCTTTTAAAAGATAAACAAAAACTTTTGGAAGAAACTGCGGATCTTAAGATAGTTAAGGAGATGCTGGAGGATTTTGAGGATAATTATATCGGTAATGACAAGCTGAGAAATTATAATAAAACACAATTGTCCATATTAAACGTATTTTTCAAGCTGGGCTATTTGAGAGAGGTTGCAAAACCGGAAGTACCTCTGGAGGATTTGCAGAATTTTCTTGCTGAAATAAAGAACAAAAACTCTTTTGAAATTTTTGGTGTTGATGAAAAATCTTTTGATTTGGACTCGATAAAAGAACAGTACATAAAATTTACAAAGAAATACCACCCTGATCTTTTTACCAATAAAGAGCATAAGAAAACGGCTCAGGAAATTTTTGAGATGATTAAATCGGCTTACGATTATCTTCTGGAGGAAGAACAACACAGGAGAAATGAGAATGATGAGGGGACCAAAGTCGATGTGAAAAGTATCTTTATGGCGGAACAGCTCATCACAAGCGGCAAAGTTTATTTAAATATGGGCAGAATGTCCGACGCAATCGATGCTTTTAAAAGGGCTTATGAAAATTATTCTGATGATGAGGAAGTTAAAGCTTATTACGGCCTGGCTAAGGTAAGAAGTGGTGAACATAAAAAGGGGTTTGAAATACTTAAAGAATGCAATATTGAAAGTTTTGATGAGCCTGAATTGTATATAGCTTACATAGAGGCTGCTATAAAACTGAAAAAGAAAAAAGAGGCTTCTGCTTTGATAGATAAAGCTATTGCAAAATATTCCGAATATTCAAAACGCCTTAATGCTTATAAAAGCCGTTTAAAACATATGTAATTTGATTTAATATTTGCTTTGCAATGGGATGAGTAATTGTTATAATTTAAAAACAAAAAACACTATGCGAGGCTGCCCTATGAACAGAGAAGATTATAGAAAAAATATCAATATTTCAGACAAAAATTATGAATATTTCAGTATTACCCAACTTTCTGAGAAAGGTTATGATGTCTCGTCACTACCTTTTTCCATCAGAATCCTGGTGGAGAATATTCTCAGAAATATGGGGAATGGTATAGTTGAAGAATCAGATCTGAAAAACATTTGTGAATGGAAAGGGAAATATGAAGAGCCGGTTGAAATCCCTTATTATCCAGCTCGTGTTCTGATGCAGGATTTCACAGGTGTGCCGGCTGTGGTTGATTTGGCAGCTATGAGAGATGCCATGTCTGAGATAGGCGGTGATCCCGAAAAGGTCAATCCGCTTGTTCCCGTGGATCTGATTGTTGATCATTCAGTGCAGGTGGATTATTATGGATCGCTGAATTCCCTGGATAAGAATGTGAAAAAAGAGTACGAAAGAAACATTGAACGGTA contains the following coding sequences:
- a CDS encoding DUF4388 domain-containing protein; this translates as MEKNNEARELTGDLSSMPLADVFQWISLSKRTGELYLQSDNDEISISFIKGEIAHASTNQPRFLLGQLLLQYGEIDKQQLIKGLGVQKKEQKPLGKVLAELSYITSENLEKIIHIQVRDVVFYILTLKSCFFNFVDKEITTGIDHLIQVDEILMKCMKRIDLYNDMLEHFNEKSIPEAKGYEGWLKQYINSKNNVSRIVRLAGGDWFDVYKEIFSGISNGQIVVREESEEDVEDPVLEFLVALELFNKNKIYESYKIVHGLVRHHSVKEQIRKFYSNLKLFISRYFYKNYGGENSCFSLNRARLSDENIHISATEGFILSRIEEYPCVNMLEKTVNLDKVEIFLIIDKLYRLNLLSLKRKMKNKTELIGLDVISGLLSVYKRELSGEMEIITEDLTARLFFNGGRLKFLFSTTDKYDIKRYLVKKGSYKIDEQAYEQDVEGFIQKLMNDNDLSIQDLQPIFKIYQNMVFYELLSHKVISIIFYHEKNFPDVFNININLVYLIIFSIVSNNIVLENKLDFYYDYELLKDKQKLLEETADLKIVKEMLEDFEDNYIGNDKLRNYNKTQLSILNVFFKLGYLREVAKPEVPLEDLQNFLAEIKNKNSFEIFGVDEKSFDLDSIKEQYIKFTKKYHPDLFTNKEHKKTAQEIFEMIKSAYDYLLEEEQHRRNENDEGTKVDVKSIFMAEQLITSGKVYLNMGRMSDAIDAFKRAYENYSDDEEVKAYYGLAKVRSGEHKKGFEILKECNIESFDEPELYIAYIEAAIKLKKKKEASALIDKAIAKYSEYSKRLNAYKSRLKHM